In the genome of Bremerella sp. P1, the window CTCGCGGCTGGCAGTGGCCGATTCGGTGAGACCCAGCGAAATGGCTTCTGCTGAGGTTGCCGTCTCGTTCACGTTCGAGGCCACACCTTCGATCGTCGAGCTTTGCTTTTCCATCGAAGTCGCAATCAGCTGCGAGAACTGATTGACGTTGGTGATCGCATCGGCCATATTCCGAATCGCATGCACGGCGTGACCGGTTGAAGATTGAATCTCTTCGATCCGGGCCCGAATGTCTTCGGTCGCTTCGGCCGTCTGGCGAGCCAGGGCCTTCACCTCGGTTGCCACCACGGCAAAACCCTTGCCAGCCTCGCCGGCTCGGGCAGCTTCAATCGTCGCGTTCAACGCCAACAGGTTGGTCTGTTCGGCAATGTCTTGAATGGTGATCGTCACCTTGCCAATCGATTCGGCCAACGAATCCAAATGGCTGATCCGCTGATTTCCTTCTTCCGCCGTTTTCGTCGCATCCGAAGCGATATTGGCTGCTTGATCGGCATTTCGCACGACTTCGCCATTGCTCTCGCTCATCTCCGCGGCCGCCTCGGCCACCTTGCGGATGCGCTGCGTCATCTCTTCGGTCTGGGCGGCCATGCGGTTGATGTTGACCGACATCTCTTCCGAAGCCGCAGCCACGGCCGCCGACTGGGTTGTCGAATCGGCCGCTCCCGAAGCCAGCTCGGTCGCCGTTTGCGTCAGCGAACCGGAAGACGCGGTTAACGTGGTCGCGTTCTCGGCAATCTGAGTCACGATCCCCCGCACCTTGTCGGCAAAGCGATTAAAGTACTCGGCCAGTTCACCCAGTTCGTCATTGCTCTTAACGTTCAGCTTCTTCGTCAGGTCGCCATCTCCTTCGGCAATATCCCTCAGCAGGTTCACAGCCTGGCGAATCGGTTTCGAGACACGTCCAGCCATCAGCCAAAGAACACCCAAAGCGATCACCGACGAGATACCGCCGATGATGATCTGCCATAGCATCAAGCCGTTGGCTGCCGCCTGCGTTTGAGCTGTCGGCACCGAAACGACAACGCCCCACGTGGTCGCCGAATTGCCCAGCGTCACTGGCTGAACGGCTTCCAACTGATTATCGACGTAACCACAAACCGTTTCTCGCTCGGCGATGCTGGTAAGTTTTTCGGTCGACTCGATCAGCGTACCGCGAAGCTCGGTCTGCTTCGAGTCAGCAACGATGACCCCATCACCAGAAA includes:
- a CDS encoding methyl-accepting chemotaxis protein, with protein sequence MRSSTIQTKFTLWAGVCLLTTMTIVCGYSAIKIRSTAAKTAQEQVRGVAQEQSFRVQGDIDETISLVRSLAQTFTSVKDEAVELDLDRDSASGILKIIVKENPQVVGLFTCWEPDAFDQMDAAYEGVEGHDETGRFLPLVHRGEDGKLLVEALTGYDEQTRSHEDAGMSDFYQVARDGRQEIITRPHWANKGDDQLLVARVVVPIVVGDQFYGVVGADIRLDSLQQTVEQLDLYDGAGRSMIVSGDGVIVADSKQTELRGTLIESTEKLTSIAERETVCGYVDNQLEAVQPVTLGNSATTWGVVVSVPTAQTQAAANGLMLWQIIIGGISSVIALGVLWLMAGRVSKPIRQAVNLLRDIAEGDGDLTKKLNVKSNDELGELAEYFNRFADKVRGIVTQIAENATTLTASSGSLTQTATELASGAADSTTQSAAVAAASEEMSVNINRMAAQTEEMTQRIRKVAEAAAEMSESNGEVVRNADQAANIASDATKTAEEGNQRISHLDSLAESIGKVTITIQDIAEQTNLLALNATIEAARAGEAGKGFAVVATEVKALARQTAEATEDIRARIEEIQSSTGHAVHAIRNMADAITNVNQFSQLIATSMEKQSSTIEGVASNVNETATSAEAISLGLTESATASREIAQNITRVDEQSKQTAGSADQAKAAGRDLSGLATTLHTLVNQFKY